The Microbacterium sp. SORGH_AS_0428 genome contains the following window.
CATGTCGCCCACCGTACGCGCCTTCTGGGCTCAGCGGGTCGATTCGGATACATCGGCAGAGAATCGTGCTTCCGGTCGACGCGCGATCTTGTCTGTCAGGGTGGTCCGGCGGTCAGGGCGTACCCAGCGGGACGTGACACAGTAGGGGAGTGCTCCGCCTCGGTGACGGCATGTCGAACCGAGGAGAGATCACATGCCCGCATGGTGGGAACAGCTGCTCCACGTCACTACAGGACGCGTAAGAGCGCACGGTGACCTGCCCGACCTGCGCCGACTGCCCTCCCGGCCGGTGGCTCTGGAGCGGACGCACTACATCGTGAACGACCGTGAGCGTCACGGCGACGAGCGACGCACCTATGTCCTGCGCCGCGCGCAGCAATCCCGCCGCGACCGTGGCGGAGTCTCGGTCGCCTCCAACGGCCGGGGTGTGGGCTACCTCCCGGACGCGGTGGCGCGCGATGCGGGGCCGCTGATCGATCGTCTCGGTGGCGCCGCCGTGGTCAACGGCGCCGGCACCAAGGACGGGGGAATCCGGCTCTGGGTCGACCTGCCCGAACTCGATGAGCTCCGCGAGTTCGTCGAGTTCTTCGAACGCAGCGAATCCGAGGCGTCCGCCCCCTCCTGAGGGAGCCGAGCCGCATCCTGTCTCACGACCGGCCAAGCTCCGCCCGGGCGCGCTCCTTGATCGCCTCGATGACGGCGGTCTTCGCGTCCGCATAGGCGTTCATGTCGTCCCAGCTGCGCTGCATCAACTCGCGCTTGGTCCCCTCGTACAGCGCACGATCCGCCGCATCCGTTCGCAGCCGGTCGCGCAGCAGGAGGTACTCGTCTACGGCGCGGGCGTCGTGCTCGTAGACGTGCACGTGGACATCCCGCTCGGGCGTGCGGACCAGGCGGTGACCGGGCTCGCGCACACGTAGCTCGTACCCGGCAGCGAGGAGCGGGTCGAGGTAGTCCTCTTCCGCAGTGATGTCGTCGACGGCGACGAGGACGTCGATGATGGGCTTCGCGGCGAGACCCGGCACGGATGTCGAGCCGATGTGCGCGATCTCGACGTGCTGGTCTGCGAGCGCGAGACGGATGCGGGCGCGGTGCTCCGCGAACGCTGCGGGCCAACTCGGGTCGTAGTCGTGGATACCGACGGTCACGGGTTCCGGCCCGCCGACCAGTTCGAGCGCTGTGACGTCGGGATGGCGGCGTGCGGGCATGGACCCCATCATCGCGCGCCGACGGTCTCGCCCACGAGGGGGTCTGGGCACCTGAACTGCCGCACGCCGGTAGGGTCGCCGCATGAGCACGGCACCGCGAGAGCGCGAAGAACTGCGCCGATCCATCGAGGAGTTCTCTGCGGGCGGATACGCCGTCGACACCGTCGTGTTCTCCGTCTG
Protein-coding sequences here:
- a CDS encoding GrpB family protein, encoding MPARRHPDVTALELVGGPEPVTVGIHDYDPSWPAAFAEHRARIRLALADQHVEIAHIGSTSVPGLAAKPIIDVLVAVDDITAEEDYLDPLLAAGYELRVREPGHRLVRTPERDVHVHVYEHDARAVDEYLLLRDRLRTDAADRALYEGTKRELMQRSWDDMNAYADAKTAVIEAIKERARAELGRS